A single region of the Fusarium fujikuroi IMI 58289 draft genome, chromosome FFUJ_chr05 genome encodes:
- a CDS encoding related to acetylxylan esterase precursor: protein MSKIAFLTFLFLIPLAIGAPSVDIEERQAPCQNVHIFLARGTDEPYPGRQSSLVSAICSGLPSCGYENINYPANFNTYCTSIYAGITGGLSQITAYANRCPDSKLVLSGYSQGAQLFGDMLGGGGGQSLGCTQQSNSALNPATSPGNKIAAVLFFGDPRHAASQAYNTGTGASRNGINPRNGAQLTSLNRYSNKIRSWCLAGDNVCAQGTDPSAHTSYFNVFSQEAGAWVKTMV from the exons ATGTCGAAAATAGCTTTCCtcacttttcttttccttatCCCGTTGGCCATCGGCGCTCCGTCCGTTGACATCGAGGAGCGCCAAGCGCCATGTCAAAATGTACACATCTTCCTAGCTCGTGGCACTGACGAGCCCTATCCGGGTCGTCAAAGCTCCCTTGTTTCAGCCATTTGCAGTGGCTTGCCTAGCTGTGGCTACGAGAACATCAATTACCCAGCTAATTTTAATACATACTGCACTTCGATATACGCTGGAATTACCGGCGGTCTATCACAGATCACGGCATATGCGAATCGATGCCCTGATTCCAAACTAGTCCTGAGCGGCTATTCGCAGGGTGCTCAGCTTTTTGGCGACATGCTTGGTGGCGGTGGCGGGCAGAGCTTGGGATGTACCCAGCAGTCCAATTCTGCGTTGAATCCTGCGACTTCGCCTGGAAATAAAA TTGCTGCTGTGCTGTTCTTTGGCGATCCTCGCCACGCTGCCAGTCAGGCCTACAACACTGGCACCGGTGCTTCAAGAAACGGC ATAAACCCCCGTAATGGTGCTCAGCTGACCTCGCTGAACCGCTATTCCAACAAAATCAGATCCTGGTGTTTGGCAGGCGATAATGTGTGCGCGCAGGGTACTGATCCAAGTGCCCACACCTCCTACTTTAATGTCTTCTCTCAGGAGGCAGGTGCTTGGGTCAAGACTATGGTCTAA
- a CDS encoding probable rhamnogalacturonase A precursor: MRHSFVSALIAVGSAVQAAAQLNGKVGPLTTASAKAAIKTCNIVDYGAKANAKADNGPAIQKAWNDCRTGGGEVYVPEGDYGMGTWVTLTSSTPMSFRLDGIIYRIGTDGGNMFMFKHLEDFEFYSSTSKGAIQGYGYEFHKKNEYGPRILRFADVKSFSIHDVALVDSPAFHFSIDTCSDGEVYNMAIHGGNRGGLDGIDVWGTNIHIHDVEVSNKDECVTVKNPSDHLLIENIFCNWSGGCAMGSLATDTDIHDIEYKNIYTQRSNQMYMFKSYGGSGTVNNVALKNFAGHSNAYTLDLDAQWSSMKPIAGDGILYTNMTFSGWSGTCADGHQRGPIKFNCPADVPCTDMQVDDFTVGSNKGDTVEHVCKNAYGSGACLKEGDGGAYTTTQTVDAASAATPTMDGEIENGLGLTVSIAIPTIRPSFFPGAAAISPRMADGAKAQATARVETSVPDEAETAANTSAAADVTVPVSTVTSLATSAVTDEVTSLAIPTASVDALSSLIPEEHSSVSTAVKASTTAKATETAAPLAKSPSCKAKRRRSL; encoded by the exons ATGCGTCACTCTTTTGTTTCGGCATTGATTGCCGTTGGTTCCGCCGTCCAAGCTGCCGCGCAGCTGAATGGAAAGGTTGGACCTCTCACTACTGCCTCAGCCAAGGCCGCCATCAAGACTTGCAACATTGTAGACTACGGTGCCAAGGCAAATGCCAAGGCTGATAATGGTCCGGCAATTCAAAAAGCCTGGAATGATTGCAGAACTGGCGGCGGAGAAGTTTACGTCCCAGAAGGCGATTATGGTATGGGTACCTGGGTGACACTGACGTCTTCCACGCCCATGTCGTTCCGTCTCGATGGAATTATCTACCGAATAGGGACCGATGGAGGCAATATGTTCATGTTCAAGCATCTGGAGGACTTTGAGTTTTACAGCAGCACCTCCAAGGGAGCTATACAGGGTTATGGATATGAGTTTCACAAGA AGAACGAATATGGCCCCCGTATCCTTCGATTTGCTGACGTCAAGAGCTTTTCCATCCACGACGTTGCTCTGGTTGACT CGCCCGCGTTCCATTTCTCCATTGACACTTGCTCCGATGGCGAAGTGTACAACATGGCCATTCACGGAGGTAATCGCGGTGGTCTCGATGGTATCGACGTCTGGGGAACCAATATCCA TATCCACGATGTTGAAGTCAGCAACAAGGACGAGTGTGTCACCGTCAAAAACCCCTCTGACCACCTCTTGATCGAGAATATCTTTTGCAACTGGTCTGGCGGTTGTGCTATGGGATCCCTCGCCACCGACACTG ATATCCACGACATCGAGTACAAAAATATCTACACACAGCGCTCCAACCAGATGTACATGTTCAAATCCTACGGCGGCAGTGGCACCGTCAACAACGTTGCTCTCAAGAACTTCGCCGGCCACTCCAACGCCTACACACTCGATCTCGATGCCCAGTGGAGTTCCATGAAGCCCATCGCCGGCGACGGCATTCTCTACACCAACATGACCTTCTCCGGCTGGTCCGGAACCTGCGCCGATGGTCATCAGAGAGGACCTATTAAGTTCAACTGTCCAGCCGATGTCCCCTGCACTGACATGCAGGTTGATGACTTTACTGTTGGGAGCAACAAGGGCGACACTGTTGAGCATGTTTGCAAGAACGCTTACGGATCCGGAGCCTGTCTTAAGGAGGGCGATGGTGGTGCTTACACGACTACGCAGACTGTCGATGCTGCCAGTGCCGCCACTCCGACCATGGACGGGGAGATTGAGAATGGTCTTGGTCTTACTGTGTCCATTGCGATCCCTACCATCCgaccttctttctttcctgGTGCTGCTGCCATCAGTCCCCGAATGGCCGACGGCGCCAAGGCCCAAGCCACCGCTCGTGTAGAGACCTCCGTCCCCGATGAGGCTGAGACCGCCGCTAACACTTCTGCTGCAGCTGATGTAACTGTCCCCGTCAGCACTGTTACTTCTCTTGCTACCTCTGCTGTTACCGACGAGGTTACTTCACTTGCTATTCCTACGGCCTCTGTCGACGCACTGAGCAGCCTCATCCCTGAGGAACACTCTTCTGTTAGCACTGCCGTGAAGGCTTCAACGACTGCAAAGGCTACTGAAACTGCTGCTCCTCTTGCAAAGAGTCCCTCTTGCAAGGCAAAAAGACGCCGAAGTCTTTGA
- a CDS encoding related to oxidoreductase, with the protein MSSTTENLNRSAVLPHPKAHPIVITSSPVPIPTGNEILIRVRAVAINPADHAVQKLGIVIKPEFYPYVNGTDMSGEVVSVGSDQARFKPGDRVVGHAMAWQKGDNKYGAFQDYSIMVEPMVAKIPDHIPFKDAAVLPLGLTTSAAMLFSPTLMRLDLPMAGTELNSKGKVVVVWGGSSSVGSNAIQTVKAAGYIVAATASEHNHGLLRKMNVDYVFDYKKDGVTEEIINTLSGVGDLAGVYCAVYSDTAITACATIANRLGGKKCLGTILPPGMPVPGTIPDGVQVLINDHVLLGSTETGKRLWVDWLPGALEDGTMKCMPHPEVVGKGLEKIQDAVDAIGKGVSGKKLVVEL; encoded by the coding sequence ATGTCTTCCACTACAGAAAATTTGAACCGATCCGCAGTCCTTCCTCACCCAAAGGCCCACCCCATAGTTATTACCTCCTCACCTGTTCCGATTCCAACTGGTAATGAGATACTCATTCGTGTACGAGCCGTTGCTATCAACCCAGCTGATCACGCTGTCCAAAAGCTtggcatcgtcatcaaacCCGAATTCTACCCTTACGTCAATGGTACCGATATGTCTGGAGAAGTTGTCTCTGTTGGGTCTGATCAGGCGAGGTTTAAACCAGGAGATCGTGTAGTGGGTCATGCGATGGCATGGCAGAAAGGCGATAACAAGTACGGGGCGTTCCAAGATTACTCTATCATGGTTGAGCCCATGGTGGCTAAGATTCCAGATCATATACCTTTCAAGGACGCAGCTGTTCTTCCTCTGGGCCTCACAACATCAGCTGCTATGTTGTTCAGTCCAACTTTAATGCGCCTTGACCTACCCATGGCTGGGACCGAGCTAAACTCCAAGGGTAAAGTCGTGGTAGTCTGGGGAGGCAGCTCAAGTGTTGGGTCGAATGCCATCCAGACTGTCAAAGCAGCTGGGTACATCGTTGCGGCTACGGCGAGCGAGCATAACCACGGGTTACTGAGAAAGATGAACGTGGACTATGTCTTTGACTACAAGAAAGATGGCGTTACGGAAGAGATTATAAACACTTTGAGCGGTGTTGGCGATCTTGCAGGGGTTTACTGTGCCGTATACTCAGATACTGCTATCACGGCATGTGCAACTATTGCAAACAGACTCGGAGGAAAGAAATGTCTCGGAACTATACTTCCTCCTGGGATGCCAGTGCCTGGAACGATCCCCGACGGCGTGCAAGTTCTAATCAATGACCATGTTCTTCTGGGTTCGACAGAGACTGGAAAGAGACTATGGGTGGATTGGCTTCCTGGAGCTCTCGAAGATGGGACCATGAAGTGTATGCCACATCCTGAGGTTGTTGGGAAAGGACTTGAGAAGATTCAGGACGCAGTCGATGCGATTGGCAAAGGGGTGAGTGGAAAGAAGCTGGTGGTCGAGCTTTAG
- a CDS encoding related to alcohol dehydrogenase, class C yields MTTDYKFEGWMGEDERSAEGNMVWQEYEPKKWEETDIDICITHCGICGSDIHVLRSGWVSLYEAYCYTARLINDFVPQRQAPYPVVVGHEIVGVAVRVGSQAEGGIKVGDIVGVGAQSDACLNRKLGDDNNGRPKCNECASGEENYCTRMAPTYGSKFLSTGDKTQGGYARYHRCPSHFVFRIPEGVAPEYAAPLLCGGVTVYSPLKQFGAGPGKKVGIVGVGGLGHFAVLFARALGADEVVGISRRESKRQEAMDLGCTDYIATADEEGWETRHSRRLDLIISTVSSPKMPLADYIGLLRLDGTLVQVGLPEGQLPFRPGSLTGARRRIAGSSIGSPAEIKEMLQLVADKNVKPWVEMRPMSDANQAIVDFEAGKPRFRYVLVN; encoded by the exons ATGACTACTGATTATAAGTTTGAAGGATGGATGGGCGAGGATGAACGTTCGGCGGAAGGGAATATGGTCTGGCAAGAGTACGAGCCCAAGAAGTGGGAAGAGACTGACATTGATATCTGTATTACCCACTGCGGTATCTGTGGCTCTGACATTCACGTCCTCCGCTCAGGTTGGGTTAGTCTCTACGAAGCTTATTGTTACACGGCACGACTGATAAATGACTTTGTACCACAGCGTCAAGCGCCTTACCCCGTCGTTGTAGGCCACGAGATCGTCGGCGTCGCTGTTCGTGTTGGTAGCCAAGCTGAGGGCGGCATCAAAGTCGGCGACATTGTCGGTGTCGGTGCTCAATCTGACGCTTGTCTCAACCGCAAATTAGGCGATGACAACAATGGGCGGCCTAAATGCAATGAGTGCGCATCCGGAGAAGAGAACTACTGCACTCGCATGGCCCCAACGTACGGCTCAAAGTTCCTATCCACAGGCGATAAGACGCAGGGCGGCTACGCTCGCTATCATCGTTGCCCTTCGCACTTCGTTTTTCGTATCCCTGAGGGTGTCGCACCAGAGTACGCCGCACCGCTTCTCTGTGGTGGCGTAACAGTCTACTCGCCTCTAAAGCAATTCGGTGCTGGGCCTGGTAAGAAGGTCGGTATAGTTGGCGTGGGAGGGCTAGGTCATTTCGCCGTGCTCTTTGCTCGTGCGCTCGGTGCCGATGAGGTTGTAGGTATCTCACGCCGAGAAAGCAAGAGGCAGGAAGCCATGGACCTTGGATGCACAGATTATATCGCCAcagctgatgaggagggatGGGAAACGAGGCATTCTCGGAGGCTCGACCTTATCATCTCAACTGTGTCGTCTCCAAAG ATGCCTCTCGCTGATTATATCGGGCTCCTGCGGCTAGACGGTACGCTCGTCCAAGTTGGTCTTCCTGAAGGTCAACTCCCATTCCGACCAGGAAGTCTTACTGGGGCGCGTCGAAGGATTGCAGGTTCAAGCATTGGATCGCCGGCCGAGATCAAAGAAATGCTGCAGCTAGTCGCAGATAAGAATGTCAAGCCTTGGGTTGAGATGCGTCCTATGTCAGATGCGAACCAGGCTATCGTTGACTTCGAGGCTGGAAAGCCGCGATTCCGCTATGTTCTAGTTAATTAG
- a CDS encoding probable chaperone protein hchA yields the protein MSKQDDKTPVRDTAEDDAYFPSPFSLTQYVTAKTDFDGADYPNKYTGGKWKILMIGTQERYLKMADGKFFSTGNHPVEMLLPMYHLDAAGFDIDVATLSGDPVKLEMWAFPQEDEAVKSIYDKYKQKLRSPLNLSEVWNGKGGKGFDQDTPYLAVFIPGGHGVLNGIPFSKTVGDVLRWAHANDRFFITLCHGPASILAADVGKPEGSKFIYEGYSIDVFPDSLDQGANIDIGYIPGKMEWLVGERLKKLGVTPINKTISGECHRDRLLLTGDSPLASNNLGKLAAKTLLEEVNK from the coding sequence ATGTCCAAGCAAGACGATAAGACTCCCGTCCGCGACACAGCGGAAGATGACGCTTATTTCCCCTCACCATTCTCTCTTACGCAATACGTTACCGCCAAGACAGACTTTGATGGCGCCGACTATCCAAACAAGTATACCGGCGGCAAGTGGAAGATTCTCATGATCGGCACCCAGGAGCGCTATCTCAAGATGGCAGATGGCAAGTTCTTCTCCACGGGTAATCACCCGGTTGAGATGCTTCTGCCTATGTATCACCTTGACGCTGCTGGCTTCGATATCGACGTGGCTACTCTCTCGGGTGATCCTGTCAAACTTGAGATGTGGGCTTTTCCTcaggaggatgaggctgtcaagtcaATTTATGACAAGTACAAGCAGAAACTCCGCAGCCCGCTTAACCTGTCTGAGGTCTGGAATGGCAAAGGCGGCAAGGGTTTTGATCAGGATACGCCATACCTAGCAGTCTTCATTCCAGGTGGGCACGGCGTGTTGAATGGCATACCCTTCAGCAAGACCGTTGGCGACGTTCTGCGCTGGGCTCACGCCAATGATCGCTTCTTCATTACCCTCTGCCACGGGCCTGCTAGCATTCTCGCAGCTGATGTTGGCAAGCCCGAGGGCTCCAAGTTCATCTACGAGGGCTACAGCATCGATGTGTTCCCTGACTCGCTGGACCAGGGAGCTAATATTGACATTGGCTATATCCCAGGCAAGATGGAGTGGCTGGTTGGTGAGCGACTTAAGAAGCTCGGGGTCACGCCGATTAACAAGACTATCTCTGGTGAATGCCATCGGGATCGCCTGTTGTTGACTGGTGATTCTCCACTGGCTTCCAATAACTTGGGCAAGCTGGCTGCTAAGACACTGCTGGAGGAGGTAAACAAGTAA
- a CDS encoding related to protoporphyrinogen oxidase, whose translation MSSITGTPATWVVVGASRGIGLEYVKQLLQAGNRVIATARNPDASGLSAVVKARGNPEDCIIEKCDVASSESIDNFAARMSALVNKGVRFDNIVMNAGVLRYPNRATELSYDNFKFHMETNTIGPIICAQKLVNLNPEGPPSKLIFISSDSGSTTNFLAYEDGFAAYAASKAALNQMLRHMAQELKRRGGKWAEICVLALRPGEVHTDMNSGEVGTWDVGTLLEPDESVEGMLKVISEKNHNDTGTFWCWDGRAYPW comes from the exons ATGTCAAGCATAACCGGAACACCTGCAACCTGGGTAGTGGTTGGTGCTTCGCGAGGAATCGGTCTTGAATATGTCAAGCAGCTCCTCCAAGCAGGAAACCGAGTCATTGCGACTGCTCGCAACCCAGATGCATCAGGACTGTCAGCAGTCGTTAAGGCTCGTGGTAATCCAGAAGATTGTATCATCGAGAAGTGCGACGTTGCAAGTAGCGAAAGCATCGAT AACTTTGCTGCCAGGATGAGCGCGCTTGTGAACAAGGGAGTTAGATTCGACAATATCGTCATGAATGCAGGTGTTCTCCGGTATCCCAATCGAGCGACGGAATT ATCCTACGACAACTTCAAATTTCACATGGAAACCAACACCATTGGGCCTATCATATGCGCACAGAAGCTGGTCAACTTGAATCCCGAAGGCCCTCCTTCCAAATTGATCTTCATTTCATCCGACTCCGGGTCAACCACGAACTTCCTGGCATATGAAGATGGGTTCGCAGCATATGCGGCAAGCAAGGCTGCGCTGAACCAAATGCTGAGACATATGGCGCAGGAGTTGAAAAGACGCGGTGGCAAGTGGGCTGAGATATGTGTTCTGGCTCTGCGTCCAGGCGAGGTGCACAC GGACATGAACTCAGGCGAAGTTGGGACCTGGGATGTCGGAACGCTTTTGGAGCCAGATGAGAGTGTTGAGGGAATGCTCAAGGTGATTAGTGAGAAGAACCATAACGATACTGGCACATTCTGGTGCTGGGATGGCAGA GCTTATCCATGGTAA
- a CDS encoding related to helicase-like transcription factor protein encodes MVNIRQCGSIIKLSTADTGAYAGLVADFPSDSLHRPSVKLSALLTAPASLRVIVLSPIEEAAEIGNLLSNNDLFLQHPSSQDIEYFDLEMEYFNPHYLVIPGSRMPQLEDLAIEYNDSTSAHSLTLDEQKKSQLIGIFDTAADLSIRPTTEPSPRLQTRLKEYQLKALTVMSEKECTNVESPQCPSLWVVRDASNGKDREYLHRITGHRANVVPTCAGGILADEMGLGKTLCVLSLICWSLDSLRDAEAQGIGSESLTTLVVIPKSMIPGWQAQIESHIMPGQIRVALYHGTGRQNIARHFRDNGIVLTTYQTLRSEWTNKGPLFREPWFRVVLDEGQYCHFATLYMWLMVAAHRIGNRSTQVFQAACELQSLRRWCLTGTPIVNSIDNYGALLAFIGMKPLDAKGRFDHWITNPIRDNEQEGLRKLRILVETTCLRRTKFSISQALPPPTVHEEKVDMHPYDRALYDFFESEAAKNAADSSKSYPANPSAAGREKKNVLSLIQNLRRICDHGEDLLPASDIEAWNLQIFQRPSLRARQKPGTTFSDDSYCETSPSAKVQRLIQKLRLEQKSNFKESSFPPVKSVVFSYWTKMLDLVQKALFEASFLCARIDGQYSVKQRENALFRFANDPCCTVMLATLGSGGEGIDLTSANHVHLLEPHWNPMAEEQAIARVHRIGQQRHVTATNYITPDSIEEYVQSIQVKKTQLIQDTWRINDESDGNNIYNETSRLEKWLTQRSKQ; translated from the exons ATGGTCAACATACGGCAGTGTGGCAGTATCATAAAGCTGAGTACAGCAGACACAGGTGCATACGCCGGCCTCGTTGCGGACTTTCCATCAGACTCGCTACACCGCCCTTCGGTGAAGCTCAGCGCTCTATTGACTGCACCAGCATCGCTCCGCGTCATAGTCCTCAGCCCTATCGAAGAAGCAGCGGAAATTGGAAATCTCTTATCTAATAATGACCTTTTCCTTCAACATCCGTCGTCCCAGGACATTGAATACTTTGACCTGGAGATGGAATACTTCAATCCTCATTACCTTGTTATTCCAGGATCTCGTATGCCGCAGTTGGAAGATCTTGCTATTGAATACAACGACAGTACATCTGCTCATTCTCTTACGCTGGATGAACAGAAAAAAAGTCAACTGATAGGCATTTTCGACACCGCGGCTGATCTTTCAATCCGACCCACGACCGAGCCAAGCCCGCGTCTACAGACTCGCCTGAAAGA GTACCAGCTCAAAGCTCTTACAGTGATGAGCGAAAAGGAATGCACCAACGTTGAGAGTCCTCAATGTCCTTCGCTCTGGGTTGTACGGGATGCATCCAATGGCAAAGACAG AGAATATCTTCATAGAATAACGGGGCATAGGGCTAACGTTGTGCCTACTTGTGCTGGAGGCATTCTTGCTGAT GAGATGGGACTTGGTAAAACACTCTGCGTACTCTCCCTCATTTGCTGGTCGCTGGACTCGTTGCGAGatgcagaagctcaaggtatTGGTTCTGAGTCTTTGACAACATTAGTTGTCATACCTAAGAGCA TGATTCCTGGCTGGCAGGCCCAGATCGAATCGCACATAATGCCAGGTCAGATCCGTGTTGCCCTTTATCATGGAACTGGTAGGCAAAATATTGCCAGGCATTTCCGAGACAATGGTATTGTCTTGACAACGTATCAGACCTTGAGGTCTGAGTGGACTAACAAAGGTCCCTTATTTAGAGAGCCATGGTTCCGTGTCGTTCTAGATGAAGGTCAGTATTGCCATTTTGCCACCTTGTATATGTGGTTAATGGTAGCAGCCCATCGCATCGGTAACAGGTCAACTCAAGTCTTTCAGGCCGCATGTGAGCTTCAATCGTTGAGGCGCTGGTGTCTGACGGGAACTCCTATCGTCAATTCCATCGACAACTACGGGGCATTACTGGCCTTCATAGGAATGAAGCCACTCGATGCAAAGGGCAGATTCGATCATTGGATAACCAATCCGATTCGAGATAATGAACAAGAAGGCCTTAGAAAGCTACGGATCCTAGTTGAAACAACTTGCCTACGGAGGACAAAATTTAGCATTTCGCAGGCACTCCCTCCTCCGACTGTCCACGAAGAAAAGGTTGACATGCATCCATATGACCGCGCACTTTACGATTTCTTCGAATCAGAAGCAGCCAAAAACGCCGCCGATTCTTCCAAAAGCTATCCTGCCAACCCCTCAGCGGCAGgaagggaaaagaagaatgttTTGTCTCTAATCCAGAATCTTCGCCGGATTTGTGATCATGGAGAGGATCTCTTACCTGCCTCGGACATTGAAGCTTGGAATCTGCAGATATTCCAAAGGCCAAGCCTGCGTGCTAGACAAAAGCCTGGAACGACTTTTAGTGATGATTCATACTGTGAAACATCACCGTCTGCTAAGGTGCAAAGATTGATACAAAAACTTCGATTAGAACAAAAAAGCAACTTCAAAGAGTCCTCATTTCCGCCAGTAAAAAG TGTGGTTTTCAGTTACTGGACAAAAATGCTCGATCTTGTTCAAAAAGCTCTTTTCGAGGCCAGCTTCTTGTGTGCGAGAATTGATGGCCAGTATTCAGTCAAGCAAAGAGAGAATGCACTGTTTAGATTCGCAAACGACCCTTGCTGTACTGTAATGCTGGCCACCCTTGGGAGTGGCGGCGAAGG cATTGATCTAACGTCGGCTAATCATGTGCATCTTCTCGAGCCTCATTGGAACCCCATGGCGGAAGAGCAAGCGATTGCACGTGTTCATAGAATCGGCCAGCAGCGGCACGTCACGGCCACTAACTATATTACTCCAGACTCTATCGAGGAG TACGTGCAAAGCATTCAAGTCAAAAAGACACAGCTTATTCAGGATACTTGGCGTATTAATGATGAATCCGACGGAAATAACATCTACAATGAGACTTCGAGG CTTGAGAAATGGCTCACTCAGAGAAGCAAGCAGTAA